TATCCTCCATAATTTTCAGATGAGCAATTGTTTAAGTCAAAAGACAAGCTGTCAAACTTAGTCTAATTATTGATAATGTTTAAGATATATTTAAAATCCCACACAAGAGCAATTCTATCTGATAAATAAAAATTTGTATTATCTAGATACCCAACTTTTTAAAGAAGTTGGATAAGTGGTTACACAAAATTATTTATGTCATTGCGTAGGCGTAGCCTTCCCTTAGGGTACGAAATGAAATGTAGCGTCTCGTAGAGAAGTAATCTCTAAACTCTTGTGATTGCTACCCTGCGGGAAGGCGCTGCGCGTCTACATTCCGCTTTGCTCCATTCGCAATGACAAATATATATTTAATTTTGCATTAGTACCTATCTAAGCTTTTCACAAAGTAGCTAATTTTGTTAGTGATTCTTCTGTCACGCGACAAATTCGCCAATCATCTAAAATAGATGCTCCCATACTGCGGTAAAATTCTTGGGCTGGCTCATTCCAATCTAAAACACTCCACTCTAACCTCCCACAATTTCGTTCTACAGCTATTTGGGCTAATTTAGATAAAACAGCTTTACCAATACCTTGACGGCGATATTCAGGTAGTACAAATAAATCTTCTAGATAAATACCTGGCTTAGTCAAAAATGTTGAATAATTATGAAAAAATAGGGCAAAACCTACAGGTTGTCCTGCATACTCTGCTAATATTGCCTCAACATATTTGGGTGAGCCAAATAGATGCTCTTTCAAAGCCATAATATTGCCTGTCACCGCATGAGATAGTTTCTCATACTCTGCTAGTTGCTGAATTAGGTCAAATAAAATACTACAATCAGCAGGTTCGGCAAAACGCAAAATTAAATTGCTAGGCGAAGTCATGAGGTTATGGTTAATAGTCCATAGTCAATAGTCCAGAGTCAAGAGTACAAAGTCAAGCCCTTATAGGTATTCAAAGTTCAAAATTTGTCTTGAAAAGTTGAGCCAGTGCGTTGGACGGATTTCCCGGCTTAAAGCAACTGGCGTTGCTCAACCGCACGCAACTTTTCGCAAAATTCAAAATTATGACAAATGACAAATGACCCTTGACTATTGACTATTGCGTATTTAAATTAACCATCCTTTTAACCGTTTTGCAATATGGGGACGCCGCAATTTTCGCATAGCTTTACTTTGAATTTGTCGCACTCGTTCGCGAGATAGATTGAACATATTACCGACTTCTTCCAAAGTACATGGTTCGCTGGTTGTCAATCCATAACGTAGAGAAATTACATCTTTTTCTCTTGGAGTTAAGACATCACCCAACACTTCCCAAATCTCCTGACGCATCATGTGTTCGTTCATTTTTGCTTCTGGAGATAGGTTATCTTCATCCTCTAGTAAATCCATCAGTTCCGTGTCTTCTTCTTTACCAACACGGTGGTTGAGAGACAGCGCTTGACGCCTAAGTTGCTGCAATTGGCGTAGTTGTTGTACAGTCATTTCCAAAGCTTCTGCCATTTCAGCTTCGGAAGGATTGCGAGAAAATTTTTGTTTGAGTTCGCGCTGGGCTTTTTTAAGTTTGTTAAGTTTTTCAACAATATGGATCGGTAAGCGGATTGTACGCGCATCATTAGCGATCGCTCTTGTAATCGCTTGTCTAATCCACCAATAGGCGTATGTCGAAAATTTATATCCTTTATCGGGATCGAATTTTTCTGTAGCGCGATTTAAACCCATTGCGCCTTCTTGAATTAAATCTAGAAAAGGCACTCCGCGATTAAGATATCGTTTAGCAATTGAGACTACTAAGCGCAAGTTCGAGCGAATCATTTTGCGTTTCGCTACTCGACCTTGATACAATCGACTTTCTAGCTGCTTTTCCGTCATATCTAACTCAGCAGCTATTTGGGCTTTAGTCGGTTGCTGTCCTAAGCTTGAGTGTAAGGAATCTTGTATGTTCCTGAATTCGTCTAAAAACCTGACTCGCCGTGCTAATTCCACCTCTTCGTCGGGTTTTAGCAACGGATAACGCGCCATTTCTTTAAAAAACGCGCCTACAGCATCATCATGCTCGGTTTTATTGTATCCCGAAGGACGGGCTGCTGCCATCTCATCGCCATCACGTTCCTCCGACTCCAGATTTTCTGGAATCAAAGAATCGTCATCTGCCACTGCTTCTAAACTATCAAATGATTGTTCTTCATTTTCAGCAGCACTCTCTAGTATTTCCAGTGTTCCCAATTCAGCAATATTCATAACTTTCCTTTAGGGATTGTTGCTTTGTTTGGTACATAATTCAGTGACAGCTGCTTGCTTGAGGCTTGGTAGTTTCCCTAAGGGAGAAATGCACTCGTCCGGTAGCAAAACAAAAGTTTATGCTAATTTCTCATTAGAAGTTAAAATCAATGTCTAGCTGTCATTCCTTAGTTCCTGCTAGATAAATCTCATAACAATACTGGCCTATGCACCCACCAACTATCTCCTCAGCTCCCCAACCTCTATATTCCTCATTTTTTTCTTGTTTACTAAATATGTCAAACTCACTCAAACTTTCTCAACCTGAACTCAGATTAAATCGTCAGCTAGACATCCCAAAATCTTAAATTTTTATTTAATTATCCAAAGTTTTTTAGACTTTATTGGTTGGGACTGATGTTAAAAATCGTAAGCTTACTGCTGAGTTTATCGGTTTTGATTAAGTTTCATGACTGACAATAAATTAGCAATTTAAAATTTGGAAATAATTTACTTGATTTGTATAAAAGCATCTCATATACATAATCGATTGAATATCTATCAATAGGGTGAAAATCTTATACCCTATTTAGTAGATACAACAACTATTTAGAAGATAGTGGATGAAATGCTTTTATTGTGTATGCTGAGTATCTAATATTTAGGGCATGTATAGTTGAGTTGAATGGGGCGATGTGAATTACATAAGAGGAAACTTATCAAGTATTATGAGGGATAAAAGTATTGCGAATTACAGTTTACGCCTAGAATAGCAAAAAGTTAAATTCTCAAGGTAAAGGTAACTTTTGACGAACTACAAGAAAGGCATAAAAAAATCTATCTATTAAAATAGCAACTATGTATATTGATGGCGTAAATTTATCCCATTTGGTAGTTAATGAGCCTGGAGAAATATATCAATCCAAGACAAGTATCGAGCGCTGGGTTGAAGTGTTGGTAGACTGTCCAGAGAATTCTGGGCTATATACTTATCACTTACCAGAGCAGTTAGAAATCAAACCAGGTGATATTTTAACTGTACCCTTTGGTACACAACAACTGGGAGGGATCGCCATTCGTTTATTGTCCCAGCCAAATCCCGATCTACCACTAGAGAAAATTCGGGATGTAGAAGATGTTGTGAGTGTAGGGTTTTTTCCCAATGGTTATTGGGAATTATTAAATAGAGTATCGACATATTACTATACGCCTTTAATTCAAGCGATTAGAGTAGCTTTACCGCCAGGATTGTTAGGGCGATCGCAATCTCGCCTCCGCCTCAAACCAGAAAACATTCCGCATGGTGCAGAGGAATTTCTTAATTCCACAGCAGCGCGTCAAATTCTCAAAATTCTCCAATCTCAAGCTACAGGAGACTATAGTTGCAAATTTCTTAAGCGCCAGGTGAAAGGATTTAACTGGGGAAAAAAGAAATTACTTGAACGCGGTTGGGTAGAAAGCTATATAGAACTACCGAGATATTCTCGACCCCAGACGAAAACAGCAGTCACCTTAGTTGATGATGGATTACACCTTGACCTGAACAAACGTCAACGAGAAATTTTAAAAGTGCTACGGGATTGTGGCGGTGAGGTGTGGTTGAATGAGTTCCTGCAAATTTGCAAAACAACTACCCCTACCCTCAAAGGGCTAGAGCAAAAAGGCTGTATTGTAATTGAAGAACGGGAAGTATTAAGAAAAGAACAGGGGCCTGTAATTGTAAGCGATCGCCCTAAATCTTTAACTAGCGATCAATCTCACGCTTTAGCGAGAATCCAGGCACTAGATGGATATGCTCAAGTCTTATTGCATGGGGTGACAGGTTCCGGGAAAACCGAAGTTTATTTACAAGCGATCGCACCTTTATTAGATCGAGGTAAATCCGCCCTAGTTTTAGTCCCAGAAATTGGACTTACACCCCAGTTAACCGATCGTTTTCGTGCCCGTTTTGGTAACAAAGTTAACGTCTATCACAGCGCCCTTTCGGAAGGCGAACGTTACGACACGTGGCGACAAATGCTTGCAGGCGAAGCCCAAGTAGTAATTGGTACGCGTAGTGCAATTTTTGCGCCCTTACCCAACTTGGGTTTAATCATCTTAGATGAAGAACACGACAGCAGCTTTAAGCAAGACTCCCCCATCCCCACCTACCACGCCCGCACCGTTGCGCAATGGCGCGCCGAAATCGAAAATTGTCCCTTAGTATTAGGTTCGGCTACACCTTCCTTGGAAAGTTGGCTGAGTGTGAAACAAGACGCAAAGAATTTGTCCTCCCACTACCTCTCCCTTCCCGAACGCATCAACTCGCGTCCTTTACCGCCGATAGAAATAGTAGATATGCGGCGAGAGTTGCAAGAGGGAAATCGCTCAATATTTAGTAGATCCCTACAAACAGCATTGCAACAGCTGCTTGAAAGACAACAACAGGGAATTTTATTTATCCATCGCCGGGGACACAGTACTTTTGTCTCTTGCCGTAATTGTGGCTATGTGCTGGAATGTCCCCATTGTGACGTATCGCTAGCCTATCACCACACTGAAGACGGAGCGCCGCAACTTTTACGCTGCCATTATTGTAATTATGGGCGATCGCATCCAAAATTCTGCCCTGACTGCGCCTCCCCTTACCTCAAGTTCTTCGGTAGCGGTACTCAACGAGTAGCGCAAGAATTAAAGCGCGAATTTCCCCAACTTAATTGCATCCGTTTTGATAGCGATACCACCCGCAACAAAGGCGCACACCGTACCCTCCTCACCCAGTTTGCTAATGGGGAAGCACATCTATTAATAGGTACGCAAATGCTCACCAAAGGTTTGGATTTACCTCAGGTGACACTTGTGGGTGTTGTGGCTGCTGACGGCTTGCTGCATCTTTCCGACTATCGCGCCAGCGAACGGGCATTTCAAACTTTAACCCAAGTAGCAGGACGGGCGGGGAGAGGCGACGATCCGGGTAGGGTAATTATCCAAACTTATAACCCAGAGCATGAGGTAATTGAAGCAGTCAAACGCCACGATTATCAAGCTTTCTCTACTTCCGAACTAGAACAAAGAGAAGCACTCAATTATCCTCCCTATGGCAGGTTGATTTTGTTGCGATTGAGTAGTTTAGATCCGATTCAAGTGCAAAATACTGCGCAAATCATAGCTACAAAATTAAATACAGAAGAAGGATTTGAGATTTTAGGGCCAGCACCAGCTAGCATTTTACGAGTAGCTAATCGTTATCGCTGGCAGATATTAATTAAATTTGCGCCTGATGATTTACCACAATTACCAGATTGGGAAGAAGTGCGATCGCTCTGCCCTGCATCTGTAAGCTTAACCATTGATATAGACCCATTAAACATTATGTAATTAAAGGGCAGGATTTACCCGCCCCTTACTTTGGTTATATTAACTTGGTGAGAGTATCCTAACTACTGAATTAGGAAATCATTGGCTGAGAGTGATGGACTATTAGTGAATGTGGCAAATTGAGCACCTGTACCAAAGCCATCTAAAACACCATTTTCGTTATAAAACAATTTACCATTGGCAGAATTGTAAACGATCGTGGCACTACTAATGGCAGCGGCAGCATCAGTTGTAACTTGGATAAACTCATTTGCAACACTGAAACCATTGCCAGCAATACTGGTAAGTGCAGTGAATGTATTCTTGTACAGAACAATTTTGTCACTATTCAGAGTAAAGTCAGCGATCGTGTCAACTCCAATAGCACCGCTATTAAAAGCAGAGTTGAGATTATAAACTAATTGATCGTTGCCAGTTCCACTTAATAAATAGTCATTACCAGCCCCACCTACCAAAACGTCGTTATCATTACCGCCCAGTAGCGAGTCATTGCCATCACCACCGACCAAGCTATCATTGCCTGTACCACCATCGAGAATATCATTCCCCGCGCCAGCACTGAGAGTGTCGTTACCATCGCCACCTTGAAGATTATCCTTACCCACACCACTTGCGAGACTGTCATTTCCCCCTAAGCCGTAAACTAAGTTATCACCATCTCCAGCCAGCAGGGAATTATCAGCGTTGTTGCCTTTGATGGTATTGTTGAGTTCGTTGCCAGTAGCATCGATCGCAGCAGTTCCCGTTAGGATGAGATTTTCTAAATTTTTGCCAACAAAGCTGTAAGTAATTGCCGCGTAGACAGTATCCTTACCAGTAGTGGCGTTCTCATCAACGATGTCACTAGCGCTATCAATATAGTAGATGTCATCGCCATCGCCGCCGACCAAGCTATCATTGCCTGTACCACCATCGAGAATATCGTTCCCCGCGCCAGCAGTGAGAGTATCGTTACCATCGCCGCCATACAGGCTATCCTTCCCCACACCACTTGAGAGACTGTCATTCCCCCCTAAACCGTAAACTAAGTTATCACCATCTCCAGCCAACAGGGAATTATCAGCGTTGTTGCCTTTGATGGTATTGTTGAGTTCGTTGCCAGTAGCATCGATCGCAGCAGTTCCCGTTAGGATGAGATTTTCTAAATTTTTGCCAACAAAGCTGTAAGTAACTGCCGCGTAAACCGTATCCTTACCAGTAGTGGCGTTCTCATCAACGATGTCGCTAGCGCTATCAATATAATAGGTGTCATCGCCATCACCGCCTACCAAGCTATCATTGCCTGTACCACCATCGAGAATATCGTTCCCTGCGCCAGCAGTGAGAGTGTCGTTACCATCGCCACCTTGAAGATTATCCTTCCCTGCGCCACTTGCGAGACTGTCATTTCCCCCTAAGCCGTAAACTAAGTTATCACCTTCTCCAGCCAACAGGGAATTATCAGCGTTATTACCTTTGATGGTATTGTTGAGTTCGTTGCCAGTAGCATCGATCGCAGCAGTTCCCGTCAGGATGAGATTTTCTAAATTTTTGCCAACCAAGCTGTAAGTAATTGCCGCGTAAACCGTATCCTTACCAGTAGTGGCGTTCTCATCAACAATGTCACTAGCGCTATCAATATAGTAGATGTCATCGCCATCACCGCCTACCAAGCGATCATTGCCTGTACCACCATCGAGAATATCGTTCCCCGCACCGCCAGTGAGAGTGTCGTTACCATTACCACCTTGAAGATTATCATTGCCTGCACCGCCAGTGAGAGTATCGTTGCCATCGCCACCTTGAAGATTATCGTTACCTTCACCACCACTGAGGCTGTCCGCACCAACTCCACCTAGAATCAAATCATTCCCAGTGCTGCCTATTGAGTTAATTGTGCCTGCAAAAGTTCTCAAATCGAAGTTCTCAAAGTTGGAAACGAGTAACCCAGGAATTCCTTGAAGTTGATTACTGGAATTACTTAAATCAATAGTAAGAATGTTGGCACTACTACCACTGAGAATGAAGGTATCTATTCCAGCCCCACCATTAATAGTGTCATTTTGTTGGAGATTCGCAATATTAGCGCTAACCCTATCTAAGCCATCTTTGCCATCAAAAATATCTGTTTTAGTTGTAGCAACAAATGCCTCGTTGGCACTTGTGCCAGTAAATATATTTACTGGGTTAATGGTAATGCCAGCAGTCTCGACATCCGTACTGAATGGTGTTGTACCACCACCAACAGCAGTATTTACACCAGCAGTACCACTAGCTAAACCATCTGTTCCATCCCATCCACGAAACTTGATACCAGCTGTACCATTAGAGTCTGTAGCGGGTACAAAGCGGACTCTGTTATTTGTTTCAAGTGTTATATTTTTGAGGTTAACATCTGCTTGTGCAGCAGTAGTATTATCACCTAAAAATATAAAGTTAGTTCTTTCGTAGGGGTCATAGGGTAGGGATGTTCCTAACGGCCCAGCAGAGGTGTGGTCAAAAGCTGTATAGTTACGTAAAATGCCTGTGAGAATTGGTACTTTGCCACCCGCAGCAAATAGAGAATATGTATCACCTTTAATCGTTAAATCGTAGTGAGAGAGTGTACTCATAGTGTCGTAGGAGGCACTCTCTGTAGCACTGTGAGTAAACAATGTTCTAGTAGAACCCGGAGCCACGTTAGGCCCATCGTTTTGTGCCCAAATTTGATCTCCCCAAAAGCCAAGTTCAATTGCTTTGGTATTATCGCTAGTCACAACAATGACGCTGAAACCTGCTCGGTCTTGAATTCCATCATTGTTATCATCTTGGCTGTGGCTTTCGCTGTTGATTTTCAGATCGAAACTCACTGTAAAGCCTTTATTAGCATCAAGAACGGGCAATGCAGGATTTAGCTGAATTGGCAGACCAGCATTGTAGTTGCTATAACCAGCACCCCCAAACTGAGTACTGACTAGTTTAGTTTCATAACCAGTTGTGGTCTGGACGATGCTTTGAGTCCCACCCAGAGGCACGCTACTTCCGAGTGCGGGTGAAGCTCCAAACTGGAGCCAGCCTTGGGTGTTGGGCGTGCTACCTAAAGAGCTATTGTAGAGGGGTACTAAGCCTGTCAGAAGCGTTGCTGAATTATTTGATACAGAACCGAAGTTAGTCCAACTAGTACCGCCATCATTAGAGTATTGCCATGTACCGTTGCCAGTCAGTTCAGTTACAGCAATCCCTTGAGTATTATTATTAATAT
The genomic region above belongs to Calothrix sp. NIES-2098 and contains:
- a CDS encoding GCN5-related N-acetyltransferase produces the protein MTSPSNLILRFAEPADCSILFDLIQQLAEYEKLSHAVTGNIMALKEHLFGSPKYVEAILAEYAGQPVGFALFFHNYSTFLTKPGIYLEDLFVLPEYRRQGIGKAVLSKLAQIAVERNCGRLEWSVLDWNEPAQEFYRSMGASILDDWRICRVTEESLTKLATL
- a CDS encoding RpoD subfamily RNA polymerase sigma 70 subunit, encoding MNIAELGTLEILESAAENEEQSFDSLEAVADDDSLIPENLESEERDGDEMAAARPSGYNKTEHDDAVGAFFKEMARYPLLKPDEEVELARRVRFLDEFRNIQDSLHSSLGQQPTKAQIAAELDMTEKQLESRLYQGRVAKRKMIRSNLRLVVSIAKRYLNRGVPFLDLIQEGAMGLNRATEKFDPDKGYKFSTYAYWWIRQAITRAIANDARTIRLPIHIVEKLNKLKKAQRELKQKFSRNPSEAEMAEALEMTVQQLRQLQQLRRQALSLNHRVGKEEDTELMDLLEDEDNLSPEAKMNEHMMRQEIWEVLGDVLTPREKDVISLRYGLTTSEPCTLEEVGNMFNLSRERVRQIQSKAMRKLRRPHIAKRLKGWLI
- a CDS encoding primosomal protein N', which encodes MYIDGVNLSHLVVNEPGEIYQSKTSIERWVEVLVDCPENSGLYTYHLPEQLEIKPGDILTVPFGTQQLGGIAIRLLSQPNPDLPLEKIRDVEDVVSVGFFPNGYWELLNRVSTYYYTPLIQAIRVALPPGLLGRSQSRLRLKPENIPHGAEEFLNSTAARQILKILQSQATGDYSCKFLKRQVKGFNWGKKKLLERGWVESYIELPRYSRPQTKTAVTLVDDGLHLDLNKRQREILKVLRDCGGEVWLNEFLQICKTTTPTLKGLEQKGCIVIEEREVLRKEQGPVIVSDRPKSLTSDQSHALARIQALDGYAQVLLHGVTGSGKTEVYLQAIAPLLDRGKSALVLVPEIGLTPQLTDRFRARFGNKVNVYHSALSEGERYDTWRQMLAGEAQVVIGTRSAIFAPLPNLGLIILDEEHDSSFKQDSPIPTYHARTVAQWRAEIENCPLVLGSATPSLESWLSVKQDAKNLSSHYLSLPERINSRPLPPIEIVDMRRELQEGNRSIFSRSLQTALQQLLERQQQGILFIHRRGHSTFVSCRNCGYVLECPHCDVSLAYHHTEDGAPQLLRCHYCNYGRSHPKFCPDCASPYLKFFGSGTQRVAQELKREFPQLNCIRFDSDTTRNKGAHRTLLTQFANGEAHLLIGTQMLTKGLDLPQVTLVGVVAADGLLHLSDYRASERAFQTLTQVAGRAGRGDDPGRVIIQTYNPEHEVIEAVKRHDYQAFSTSELEQREALNYPPYGRLILLRLSSLDPIQVQNTAQIIATKLNTEEGFEILGPAPASILRVANRYRWQILIKFAPDDLPQLPDWEEVRSLCPASVSLTIDIDPLNIM
- a CDS encoding outer membrane secretion protein, giving the protein MKVVEKANSQTPTYLADVVQLQIKDIVFIDKSVIDYQSLIVGIKPGYEVVILDSIKDGVVQITESLTAGKFQSVHIVCHGSEGSLQIGATQLNRDNLNFYAKQLQQWANVLTNDAEILLYSCDVASKEGTKFVQQISRLTGANVAASTNKIGSAALGGNWDLDFSTGEIKASLAFQPEVMQAYNSVLANPGDVIINEFSQGSNGTKEWVEILVVTDNLDLQNHKLTDSNGSLDITLTGSGFSSLKAGTLIVLYNGADVDATITPDLTYNPTSGDYVLQISSLNNTGLFAVTRNTGWNSTTGAFDNASSTDIPRLINNSSTVIHKLPRNTPAGPTLSLPVGRASAYLSDTASGAEVATNWSADFVSAGANPGLANGGFNTTWINSLRVNSAPILDITGNSTLPTIYQNIPNTSNSGILVADLIKNRISDINNNTQGIAVTELTGNGTWQYSNDGGTSWTNFGSVSNNSATLLTGLVPLYNSSLGSTPNTQGWLQFGASPALGSSVPLGGTQSIVQTTTGYETKLVSTQFGGAGYSNYNAGLPIQLNPALPVLDANKGFTVSFDLKINSESHSQDDNNDGIQDRAGFSVIVVTSDNTKAIELGFWGDQIWAQNDGPNVAPGSTRTLFTHSATESASYDTMSTLSHYDLTIKGDTYSLFAAGGKVPILTGILRNYTAFDHTSAGPLGTSLPYDPYERTNFIFLGDNTTAAQADVNLKNITLETNNRVRFVPATDSNGTAGIKFRGWDGTDGLASGTAGVNTAVGGGTTPFSTDVETAGITINPVNIFTGTSANEAFVATTKTDIFDGKDGLDRVSANIANLQQNDTINGGAGIDTFILSGSSANILTIDLSNSSNQLQGIPGLLVSNFENFDLRTFAGTINSIGSTGNDLILGGVGADSLSGGEGNDNLQGGDGNDTLTGGAGNDNLQGGNGNDTLTGGAGNDILDGGTGNDRLVGGDGDDIYYIDSASDIVDENATTGKDTVYAAITYSLVGKNLENLILTGTAAIDATGNELNNTIKGNNADNSLLAGEGDNLVYGLGGNDSLASGAGKDNLQGGDGNDTLTAGAGNDILDGGTGNDSLVGGDGDDTYYIDSASDIVDENATTGKDTVYAAVTYSFVGKNLENLILTGTAAIDATGNELNNTIKGNNADNSLLAGDGDNLVYGLGGNDSLSSGVGKDSLYGGDGNDTLTAGAGNDILDGGTGNDSLVGGDGDDIYYIDSASDIVDENATTGKDTVYAAITYSFVGKNLENLILTGTAAIDATGNELNNTIKGNNADNSLLAGDGDNLVYGLGGNDSLASGVGKDNLQGGDGNDTLSAGAGNDILDGGTGNDSLVGGDGNDSLLGGNDNDVLVGGAGNDYLLSGTGNDQLVYNLNSAFNSGAIGVDTIADFTLNSDKIVLYKNTFTALTSIAGNGFSVANEFIQVTTDAAAAISSATIVYNSANGKLFYNENGVLDGFGTGAQFATFTNSPSLSANDFLIQ